In the genome of Anabaena cylindrica PCC 7122, the window TTTTCCCCACCTCCTATTTATTCTTAGCAAACGACGACTTTTCCTCTGCACTGCCCTGAACAATGGGAATGGTAAAATAAAACTTGCTGCCTTGGTCTTTACCGATAGACTCTGCCCAAATTTTCCCGCCCCAACCAGTAACAATTTGCCGGGAAATTGCTAGACCTAGACCTGTACCACCGGCAGTGCGTCGTAATGCTCCCTCTTCTTGATAAAAGCGGTCAAAGACTATTTCTAGGCGGTTGGGTTCTATGCCTCGTCCTGTGTCTGCTACTGTCACCTCAACCATTTGAGTGCGGTTGCGAGTAGTTGCCTTAATGTTAATCTCTCCTTCGGCTGGTGTAAATTTACAGGCATTGTCGATCAGCTTTGCTATTACCTCCACTAACCAATCACCATCAGCCCTAATCAAAGGTAAGGTTTTCGGAATTTGTGTTTTAATTTGGGGGATCTTTTCTGTTGAGGATCGTGTACGCAAGCGGCTGAGAGCTAAATCTATACATTCTTGTAGACTTAGGGTTTCTGGATGCCATTGCACTCGACCACTTTCTAAGTTAGAAAGAGTGAGAAAATCTTGTACCAGTTTCCGCATTCGTTCAGAGTCAGAAAGGGCTGTACTCAGCATCACCTGCTGCAACTCTAAAGGCATATCTGGCTCACTAGCAAGGCTTTCGAGGCAAACTTGAATGGTAGATAGGGGGGTACGGAGTTCATGCCCAGTGATGGCTATTAAGTTACTGCGGGTACGGTCTAGGGCTTCTAGCTGCTTGTTCAGTTCTTCTAAATTAGCAAAAGCTTCAGCTTGAATTAATGCTGCACCGACTTGAGTAGCGATCGCTTTCACCAAATCCAACTCACCTGGTTGCCACTCTTTAATAGGTACATCACAATAATGTAACTCCACAATACCCAGTAGCCTGCCCTGAGAAAATACTGGTTCCATCAACCAAGAACGAATAGCGAACTTTTTGACAATCAAAGAAAGTGGAGTTGAACTGGTGACACGATAGTCAGTTAAAGTATCGGAAATACAGATTCCTTCACTTAGTTGGGTGATTTCCTGAAACAGAGGATTTTGTTCTAACTCCCAA includes:
- a CDS encoding DICT sensory domain-containing protein, which translates into the protein MSISTSVLSDLLQSLPYLRPQLYFKASLTALSHAMEDQVLAATLDQPLIIASFQRERFYRQEAHRYQRLSQRSNQIYVLSAPETEFANSSEYYEKVAFEPDDALSQEWHLVVVADNYATCLVCRESLGSITKNQQLPEITPGLDMDTARRFEGIWTSERGVSLKAAELILSRIEVYRPDLVDKINLARQRFGIGKSRRESGTFQNEYACDIDTDPFVQRLVTYLQASQYKLHKAYRSIALQARKERLVNSIGTAIRRSLDPQSVLQVAAQELGQHLEAGRCLIYRAQATDDQAVIEHEFLSPGVVSVRGQTWELEQNPLFQEITQLSEGICISDTLTDYRVTSSTPLSLIVKKFAIRSWLMEPVFSQGRLLGIVELHYCDVPIKEWQPGELDLVKAIATQVGAALIQAEAFANLEELNKQLEALDRTRSNLIAITGHELRTPLSTIQVCLESLASEPDMPLELQQVMLSTALSDSERMRKLVQDFLTLSNLESGRVQWHPETLSLQECIDLALSRLRTRSSTEKIPQIKTQIPKTLPLIRADGDWLVEVIAKLIDNACKFTPAEGEINIKATTRNRTQMVEVTVADTGRGIEPNRLEIVFDRFYQEEGALRRTAGGTGLGLAISRQIVTGWGGKIWAESIGKDQGSKFYFTIPIVQGSAEEKSSFAKNK